The Anopheles coluzzii chromosome 2, AcolN3, whole genome shotgun sequence genome window below encodes:
- the LOC120948391 gene encoding uncharacterized protein LOC120948391 isoform X2 encodes MSGTKSVPVGTMIPPPLVPLPSCHERVKQVQTRLLNDIPFPTRYIANCRLCLGTKFGNHSTTIIDEPLATIMRNVFPFPVTNQIGLPMNVCSACFQSVQAFHSYSNLVLANQQKLQEALASAKHGIANEAPQTIVSTGGKAQANVVEIVSGSEDEFQEDYEQHILDESGLQLEVETIEEGHDPFSPPLRESTPVRAPVTPVSTAAAAAATGKSGKAALEDIIFIDCETNDNDSDVEILSEVLVPSATGTRLTPGSDTGRAAAKLPITPDATKRTGTKAVYICSTCNETFDKHYDLMIHQKKHFMKVCPLCKRSFKYSVIREHIIKDHGVLKESNGQKKAFT; translated from the exons ATGAGTGGTACTAAGAGTGTTCCGGTTGGTACAATGATACCGCCACCCCTTGTTCCTTTGCCTAGTTGCCACGAGCGCGTAAAACAGGTACAGACGCGCCTGCTCAACGATATTCCCTTTCCGACGAGATACATAGCCAACTGCCGGCTCTGCTTGGGCACCAAATTTGGAAACCATAGCACAACCATCATTGACGAGCCGCTAGCCACCATAATGAGGAatgtttttccatttccg GTAACGAACCAAATAGGCCTACCGATGAATGTATGCAGTGCCTGCTTCCAGTCGGTACAAGCGTTTCACTCATACAGCAATCTGGTGTTGGCAAACCAGCAGAAGCTGCAAGAAGCGCTGGCCTCAGCCAAGCATGGCATTGCTAACGAAGCTCCCCAAACCATCGTCTCCACGGGGGGGAAAGCGCAAGCGAATGTAGTAGAAATTGTGTCCGGCAGTGAGGATGAATTCCAGGAAGACTACGAACAACACATCCTAGACGAATCTGGGCTGCAGCTGGAAGTGGAAACGATTGAAGAAGGCCATGATCCGTTTTCGCCACCGCTGCGGGAAAGCACACCGGTGCGCGCTCCAGTCACCCCAGtctctactgctgctgctgctgctgctactggcaAAAGCGGAAAAGCTGCATTAGAGGATATCATTTTTATCGATTGCGAAACAAACGATAACGATAGCGATGTAGAAATACTGTCGGAAGTTTTGGTGCCATCCGCGACAGGGACACGCCTTACGCCCGGAAGCGACACGGGCCGTGCTGCCGCAAAGCTGCCAATCACACCCGACGCAACGAAACGGACGGGGACGAAAGCGGTATACATTTGCAGCACCTGCAATGAAACGTTCGACAAGCACTACGATCTGATGATCCATCAGAAAAAACACTTTATGAAAGTGTGCCCATTGTGCAAGCGGTCGTTCAAATATTCGGTTATCAGGGAACACATCATTAAGGATCACGGTGTGTTGAAAGAAAGTAACGGCCAAAAGAAAGCGTTTACATAG